The genomic interval CAAATTCGCTCAAACATTTAACAATTTCGTTCGATTTATTGGCAATAGCATAGCAAAGGGCATTAGCACCCCTGGAATCGCAGAGCGATAAATCGGCACCAAAGGTTGTAAGGTAGTTGCAGATAACAGTATCGTTGAATTGTGCAGCAACCATCAAGGGTGTCACCCCTTTATTATCGGGTATATCTGGGTTGGCGCCGTTCTCAAGGAGTAACCTTGTGCTTAGCTTTGCCCCGCTGATTACTGCTAACATTAGCGGTGTATTCCCTTGGTAATCAATAGCGTTAAGGTCGGAGCCGTAGTAAATTAAGATGTCGGTGAGGTATGGGAGTCCATACCACACAGCAAAATGCAGAGGGGTAAGTCCCTTCACATTTTTGGCATTTACATCTGCACCCTTTTTAATAAGCAGCTCAGCTATACTATCGTTTGCAGCTATAACAGCAGCATGGAGAGCCGTGTTGCCATTGGTAGGGTAAGCGTTTACATTTGCCCCGTTATCAATGAGCAATTCTACTAAATCTATGTTGCCCGATTGAACTGCAAACATCAATGGGGTTACACCGTTTTCATCGCTTGTGTTTGGGTCGGCTCCAAGGTGTAAAAGCGTTTTAACTTTTTCAATATTGCCTGAATCTGCTTCAACCATTAAAAGGTAGTTGTAGGTTGATACAGCCCATGCTGAATCGATTACAGGATCTTGTCCAAATGTTACATTCGTTTTCCCTATAAATAAGAGTAAGGGTATAAACAGGTAATGCCTTAATTTTAAATACATAAAAAATATTGTAATACGCAAAAGTATAAAAAAACGCCCTGATTTCAGGGCGTTTTCATACAAATATTATACCAGAATTACTTCCCGAATTTAATACTTGCTTGAGCAGCGGCTAGGCGTGCAATGGGAACGCGGAAAGGTGAGCAGCTTACGTAGGTTAAGCCGTTCTTGAAACAGAATTCCACTGATGCAGGATCGCCACCTTGCTCACCACAGATACCAACCTTAAGTTCAGGACGAGTAGTACGACCTTTCTTAACACCCATTTCAATTAGCTGGCCTACGCCATCCTGATCGATGGTTTGGAATGGGTCAGCTGCAAGCATTTTCTTATCCAGATAATCCTGTAGGAATCCGCCAATATCATCACGGCTGAAACCAAAGGTCATCTGGGTGAGGTCGTTGGTACCAAAGGAGAAGAACTCGGCTGTCTTAGCCATTCTGTCGGCAAGTAAGCAGGCGCGAGGTATCTCAATCATTGTACCGTACTTATACTCAATGGCTTTGATGCCAAACTTATCGCAAACCTCAGCGTAAACGCGGTCAACAATTTTCTTGGTGAAATCGAGTTCCGATACGTCGCAGGTAACGGGTACCATGATTTCAGGCTTAGGAGTTTTGCCTTCCTTCATCAGCTCAGCTGTAGCCTCAAAAATGGCACGGATCTGCATTTCGGAAACTTCGGGATAGGTTACACCAAGGCGCACGCCACGGTGACCCATCATGGGGTTAACCTCGTGGAGGGCCTCGCCACGTTTAACAATTGCTTCAACTGTTATACCTAAAGCCTTGGCTAGTTCAGCTTGTTTTTCGGGGCTTTGGGGTACAAACTCATGTAGGGGTGGGTCGAGCAGACGGAAGGTAACTGGTAGGGTGTCCATGGCAAGCATGGTGTTCTTAACATCACGCTTAACGTAAACGAATAGCTCATCCAATGCCTTACGGCGCTCTGCCTCGGTTGAACTAAGAATCATCTTGCGGAGCAAGAACAAAGGCTCTTCGGAACCCTTACCGTAAAACATATGCTCGGTACGGAACAGACCGATACCTTCGGCTCCAAAGTCACGTGCTACCTTGGCATCCTCAGGGGTATCGGCATTGGTGCGAACACCCATCTTACGGTACTTGTCAACCAACTTCATAAACTCCTGGAAGCGAGGATTCTCAGTGGCTTCCATAAGTTTTAGTTCAGCGTTATATACGTGTCCCTTGGTACCGTTGAGGGTTAGAATATCACCTTCTTTAATAACAACGCTTGAACCTTCAATCTTGGCCGTTTTATCAGCAGCATTTACTTTGAGTGCACCAGCACCAACAATGCAGCATTTACCCCAGCCACGAGCAACAAGAGCTGCATGTGAGGTCATACCTCCACGAGCGGTAAGAATGCCCATTGCGGCACGCATACCTTCTACGTCCTCGGGGTTGGTTTCTTCGCGAAGGAGAATTACCTTTTCGCCTTTACGTGCCCATGCCACTGCATCTTCGGCTGTGAATACAACTTTACCAACTGCTGCACCAGGACCAGCGGGTAATCCCTTTACAAGCGGAGTTACTTTAGCTTCTTCCTTGGGATCGCAAATGGGGTGAAGTAGCTCATCGAGCTGCACGGGGTCAACACGAAGAACGGCGGTCTTTTCATCGATTAATCCTTCGTGTAGCATATCCATGGCCATGTTCAGGGCAGCAGTACCTGTACGCTTACCCGCACGGCACTGTAACATGTATAGCTTACCTTCCTGAATGGTGAACTCAATATCCTGCATATCCTTGAAAGCTTTTTCAAGGGTGTTGCGGATTTCAACCAGTTCCTTGTAGGTGCCTGGCATAAGTTCCTCCATGCTGGGAAGATGCTTATTTTGCTCGTTCTTGGTGTCGTTGTTAAGAGGGTTTGGTGTACGAATACCGGCAACCACATCCTCACCCTGGGCATTGATAAGCCATTCACCGTAGAATACATTGTCGCCGGTTGCAGGGTTACGGGTAAAGGCTACACCGGTGGCTGAGGTATCGCCCATGTTACCGAATACCATGGTTTGAACGTTAACGGCTGTTCCCCAATCATCAGGAATACCCTCAATACGACGATACGAAACTGCTTTCTTACCATTCCAGCTCTTGAACACGGCTTTAATACCACCCAGGAGTTGTTCCTTAGCATCATCGGGGAATTCCTTACCAAGAACCTTTTTAACCTGCTTCTTGAACTCCTCAGCTAAGAATTTAAGATCGTCGGCAGTTAAATCTGTATCGCTCTTGTATCCCTTGCTATGTTTGTATTCGTCGAGAATATCATCGAGTTGCTTGCGGATACCCTTACCATCAACTGGCTCAATGCCTTCGGCCTTTTCCATCACCACGTCGGCATACATCATAATTAGACGACGGTACGAGTCCCAAACAAACCTTGGGTTGTTGGTTTTCTTAATAAGACCGGGAATGGTTGAAGAGCAAAGACCAATGTTAAGTACGGTGTCCATCATACCGGGCATGGACTTGCGGGCACCTGAGCGGCAGCTCACTAGAAGTGGATTCTCTGCATCGCCATACTTCATGCCCATCATCTGCTCAACCTTTGCCATGGCATCCCATATTTCAGGGATCAATTCGGCAGGTAGCTCATGGTTATTCTTGTAATACTCATTACAGGTATCGGTTGTAATGGTAAAACCTGCGGGTACTGGTAAACCTAACAAGCACATTTCTGCAAGGTTTGCACCCTTACCGCCAAGCAGATTCTTCATGTCTGCTTTTCCTTCGGCCGTCTTGTTTCCAAAGACGTAAACTCTCTTTACTTTCGACATCTATTTTTGAGTTTTTAATTAAACTTAAAGGGTTTTATTTACTTTGTTTCAACAAATTCTTCGTGAGCTTACAAAAGTATTAAAAAAAATGGAATAGGGGAACAAAAGTTTGGTTTTCACACCTTTTAACATCCGCAATCGATTTAAAGCTATTGCTTTTTGTCATGTTATAGTGAATTTTTTATTGCTACCTTAGTGCCATGGTTAAAACCATATTACTGACTAATCGGATTTAAACATTTGGCTTACTTTGATATCAAAATAGAAAACCAAAACCAATGCGTATGAGAAGAGTAATTCTTTTGTTGCTTTCAGTTTTAGTTGCTGGGCTTCAGCTTTCAACGGCACAGGTTGCCAAGCAGCAAATTACCCTGGACGATCTTTTTAAAAAGGGTACATTCCGCTCAAAAAGTATTTGGGGGCTTACACCCATGAACGATGATGAGTACTACTCAGCGTTGAACGATAAACGACAAGTGGCAAAGTTTAAACTTGCCACGGGCGATCAGGTAGAAGTTTTATTCGACCCCTCTGCATTTGATGTGCCAGAGCTAAATGCAATGTCGGGTTATCAACTCTCAGCCGATGAAACCAAGATGTTGGTTGAAACCAATCCGCAATCCATCTACCGCCACTCCTACACCGCTGAAAATTTTATTTACAACATTAAAACCAAAGAGTTAAGGCGCTTATCGTCGAACGGACCACAAATGAATGCAGCGTTCTCGCCCGATGGCAGCAAGGTGGCCTTTGTCCGTAGCAATAATATCTATATTGTTGACTTGAATAACTTTGAAGAGATTCAAGTGACAACCGATGGCGAGTATAATAGTATTATTAACGGGGCAGCCGATTGGGTTTACGAGGAGGAGTTTGCCCTTACCACAGGTTTACAATGGTCGCCCGACTCCAAAAAACTTGCTTACTTCCGCTTTGATGAAAGCCGTGTTAAGATGTTTAACATGACCATGTACGAGCGTAATCTATACCCCGAGAACTATACCTTTAAATATCCTAAGGCTGGTGAAGATAATTCCATTGTAACAATTCATGTGTACAATTTAGATAGCAAAGTAACAAACCAAATGGATGTTGGCCCAAATACCGACCAGTACATTGCGCGTATAAAGTGGATGCCTACCTCCGATAAACTTTGCATGATTAGGCTCAATAGACTTCAGAATCAAATTGACATACTAATGGCCGATGCAGCAAGCGGCAATTCTGAAAGTGTGTTTACTGAAACAAATAAGTATTACATAGAGGAGGTTTCCGATGATTATCTAACCATTACCCCTGATGGGAAACGCTTTATTTTAACATCGGAGCGCGATGGATATAAGCATATTTACCTTTACGAATGGCAAAGTATGGCAATTAAGCAGGTTACCAAAGGTTCAAACGAGGTAATTGCAGTTAACGGTTATAATCCAAAGGAAAAAACCATTTACTATCTTGGCTACGACCAAAGCCCGTTACGGAAGGCTATTTTTTCAGTTGATTCTAAAGGACAGATTCGAAAACTTTCCCCGAACAGTGGAACGAATAGCGCAGTTTTTACAAAAAACTATAAGTATTACATGGTATACAACTCTTCAATTACCTCGCCCCTGAGTGTTACCCTTTACAAAGCAAATGGGAAACAGGTAAGAGTGATGGAGGATAACCAAAAACTTAAGGAAAAGCTTGAGCAATACGATATTCCCCAGAAGGAGTTTTTCACCTTCAAAACCTCCGAGGGAGTTGAGCTCTATGGCTATATGGTTAAACCCCTTAATTTTGACAGCGCCAAACGCTATCCGGTTATGATGTACCAGTACAGTGGCCCAGGCTCACAGTCGGTTACTGATAATTTCCGTATTGGTTGGGATGAGTACTTGGCAACCCAAGGCTACATGGTTGTTTGTGTCGATGGCCGTGGAACAGGCGGACGAGGCGAACAATTCAAGAAGATGACCTACGGGCAACTGGGATATTACGAATCCATTGATCAGATTGAAACCGCTAAATATCTTCAAACCCTTCCTTTTGTGGATGGCAGCAGAATAGGGATATGGGGTTGGAGCTACGGTGGCTACATGTCGAGCCTTTGCCTATTCAAAGGCGCCGATGTATTCCGCATGGCCATTGCCGTTGCACCCGTTGCTAACTGGCGCTACTACGACTCAATTTACACCGAGCGTTTCATGGGCCTACCCCAGGATAACCCTTTGGGCTACGATAATAACTCCCCAATTAACCATGTTGACAAGTTAAAGGGCAAATTCCTCCTAATCCACGGCACAGCCGATGATAACGTTCATTTCCAGAACTCAGTTGAAATGATAGAGAAGTTGGTTCAGGCCGGCAAGCAGTTCGACGTAATGGTATATCCTGACAAAAACCACGGCATACGTGGCGGAAATACTACTATGCACCTTTACACACTTATGACTAACTATATAAAGGAAAACCTTTAGTTTGATAATTTTTTCATGATAATAGCCAGAGGTGAAACTCTGGCTATTGCTTTTAATTTTTACATGAAATATGTTTGCATGCAAGTTATTTCTTTATATCTTTGCATCCGCAATTTTGAAAATGTTGTTTAGGTAGTTTATAACTGCCCAGATGGCGGAACCGAGTGAAACGAGCTCCCGCCATCCAGAGGTAACCGGGTTAAATTACTATGATAGAAGTTCTTTCGGTGCTGAAGTATAGTTTATAACTGCCCAGATGGCGGAATTGGTAGACGCGCTAGTTTCAGGGACTAGTATCAGCAATGGTGTGCAGGTTCGAGTCCTGTTCTGGGCACCAGAAATCACATAAAAATTTTTCTGTGAACTATGCAGGAATTAATTTTGTTATTATTTTTGCAGCGATTTTAGTATTTGTATTATAGAGATTGCCTAGGTGGTGAAAACGAAATTTTAGGTTTAAGCCACCCAAGGTAAAAAGAATAAGAAAGTTAGGCAAAAGAAAAGACCTAACTACCGAATAAAGATGCTAAACGCCCAGGTGGTGGAACCGAGTGGAACGAGCTCCCACCACCCTAGGTAAAAAAGAATAAGAAAGTTAGGTAAAAGAAAAGACCTAACTACCAAAAAAAAATGCTAAACGCCCAGGTGGTGGAATTGGTAGACACACCAGCTTGAGGGGCTGGCGCCGTCAAAAGCGTGCAAGTTCGAGTCTTGTCCTGGGCACTCTCACAAAACCTTGTGTTCTTCACAAGGTTTTCTTATTTTTGGTGTTCACCAAATCGTAAAGCTATGAGAGCCAATTTACTTTTTGCCGCTTTTAGCATGGTGTCAACCATATTGTTTGCCCAAAAAACCGACTATTTTACCACTTCAAATGGCAACACCTTGCGAATAGCTCATATAGGCCATGGAACGTTAATGTGTAATTTCCGTGGTAAGGTAATTCATATTGACCCATGGTCGAGATTGGCAAACTACGACTCGCTTCCAAAGGCCGACTATATCTTTCTTACCCATCATCATGGCGACCATCTGGATTCAGTGGCTTTATCGAAAGTGTTTACCTCCAATACACAGCTTTACTGGACTAAGATCTGTGCAGAGCAAAGCAAGCTTAAGCTGGAAGGGAGGCTGGTAGCCAACGGCGACACCATTGG from Tenuifilum sp. 4138str carries:
- a CDS encoding ankyrin repeat domain-containing protein, whose product is MYLKLRHYLFIPLLLFIGKTNVTFGQDPVIDSAWAVSTYNYLLMVEADSGNIEKVKTLLHLGADPNTSDENGVTPLMFAVQSGNIDLVELLIDNGANVNAYPTNGNTALHAAVIAANDSIAELLIKKGADVNAKNVKGLTPLHFAVWYGLPYLTDILIYYGSDLNAIDYQGNTPLMLAVISGAKLSTRLLLENGANPDIPDNKGVTPLMVAAQFNDTVICNYLTTFGADLSLCDSRGANALCYAIANKSNEIVKCLSEFDALKFPLKKSYYQIAREYNNKEAMQFFASNGIKTKIKPSITSVYFGIGTSFSKHEFLLGYHLGVFEQITQTEFSLGYLYRPSATASLTTIDGQLYQYWEKRNILQLNIRKYYNLFNYKGKNIISFAAIGTGPAFRNYRGTSSDPKTHFTTNFSGGLSIKGDAMEYSIGVGYNFYKELGVSPYFYTISAKIHFNVLNPKVVYKNVKHVQ
- the ppdK gene encoding pyruvate, phosphate dikinase, translating into MSKVKRVYVFGNKTAEGKADMKNLLGGKGANLAEMCLLGLPVPAGFTITTDTCNEYYKNNHELPAELIPEIWDAMAKVEQMMGMKYGDAENPLLVSCRSGARKSMPGMMDTVLNIGLCSSTIPGLIKKTNNPRFVWDSYRRLIMMYADVVMEKAEGIEPVDGKGIRKQLDDILDEYKHSKGYKSDTDLTADDLKFLAEEFKKQVKKVLGKEFPDDAKEQLLGGIKAVFKSWNGKKAVSYRRIEGIPDDWGTAVNVQTMVFGNMGDTSATGVAFTRNPATGDNVFYGEWLINAQGEDVVAGIRTPNPLNNDTKNEQNKHLPSMEELMPGTYKELVEIRNTLEKAFKDMQDIEFTIQEGKLYMLQCRAGKRTGTAALNMAMDMLHEGLIDEKTAVLRVDPVQLDELLHPICDPKEEAKVTPLVKGLPAGPGAAVGKVVFTAEDAVAWARKGEKVILLREETNPEDVEGMRAAMGILTARGGMTSHAALVARGWGKCCIVGAGALKVNAADKTAKIEGSSVVIKEGDILTLNGTKGHVYNAELKLMEATENPRFQEFMKLVDKYRKMGVRTNADTPEDAKVARDFGAEGIGLFRTEHMFYGKGSEEPLFLLRKMILSSTEAERRKALDELFVYVKRDVKNTMLAMDTLPVTFRLLDPPLHEFVPQSPEKQAELAKALGITVEAIVKRGEALHEVNPMMGHRGVRLGVTYPEVSEMQIRAIFEATAELMKEGKTPKPEIMVPVTCDVSELDFTKKIVDRVYAEVCDKFGIKAIEYKYGTMIEIPRACLLADRMAKTAEFFSFGTNDLTQMTFGFSRDDIGGFLQDYLDKKMLAADPFQTIDQDGVGQLIEMGVKKGRTTRPELKVGICGEQGGDPASVEFCFKNGLTYVSCSPFRVPIARLAAAQASIKFGK
- a CDS encoding S9 family peptidase; amino-acid sequence: MRRVILLLLSVLVAGLQLSTAQVAKQQITLDDLFKKGTFRSKSIWGLTPMNDDEYYSALNDKRQVAKFKLATGDQVEVLFDPSAFDVPELNAMSGYQLSADETKMLVETNPQSIYRHSYTAENFIYNIKTKELRRLSSNGPQMNAAFSPDGSKVAFVRSNNIYIVDLNNFEEIQVTTDGEYNSIINGAADWVYEEEFALTTGLQWSPDSKKLAYFRFDESRVKMFNMTMYERNLYPENYTFKYPKAGEDNSIVTIHVYNLDSKVTNQMDVGPNTDQYIARIKWMPTSDKLCMIRLNRLQNQIDILMADAASGNSESVFTETNKYYIEEVSDDYLTITPDGKRFILTSERDGYKHIYLYEWQSMAIKQVTKGSNEVIAVNGYNPKEKTIYYLGYDQSPLRKAIFSVDSKGQIRKLSPNSGTNSAVFTKNYKYYMVYNSSITSPLSVTLYKANGKQVRVMEDNQKLKEKLEQYDIPQKEFFTFKTSEGVELYGYMVKPLNFDSAKRYPVMMYQYSGPGSQSVTDNFRIGWDEYLATQGYMVVCVDGRGTGGRGEQFKKMTYGQLGYYESIDQIETAKYLQTLPFVDGSRIGIWGWSYGGYMSSLCLFKGADVFRMAIAVAPVANWRYYDSIYTERFMGLPQDNPLGYDNNSPINHVDKLKGKFLLIHGTADDNVHFQNSVEMIEKLVQAGKQFDVMVYPDKNHGIRGGNTTMHLYTLMTNYIKENL
- a CDS encoding MBL fold metallo-hydrolase; protein product: MRANLLFAAFSMVSTILFAQKTDYFTTSNGNTLRIAHIGHGTLMCNFRGKVIHIDPWSRLANYDSLPKADYIFLTHHHGDHLDSVALSKVFTSNTQLYWTKICAEQSKLKLEGRLVANGDTIGTPDFRFIAVPAYNIVNKRPNGNPFHPKGEGNGYIFEFDNLRVYVAGDTENIPEMENFGKIDIAFLPANLPYTMSPEMLKAAVMMLKPKILYPYHTGNTDLKALNDILVDMDVEVRFRDLK